tgattttgtctttacccgagggaaatgaagattttgtgatttattgcgatgcttcacgACAAGGATTTGGTTGCATGCTGATGCAACAGAAGAGAGTGATTGCCTACAAATCACATCAGTTGAAGGTCCGTGAACAGAACTATATGacacatgatttagaacttggtgttGTAGTCTTTGCACTGAAAATgtagagacactacttgtatggtactaagtttacaatcttcaccaatcacaagagcttgcaacatatttttgatcagaaacaactcaacatgagaTAGAGACGTTGGGTGGAActactgaacgactatgattgtgaaattcgctaccatcttggcaaggctaatgttgtagcagaTGCCTTGAGTAAGAAAGAGAAAGCTAAACCTCTTGGATTTAAAGCACTGAACATGACCATCCGTACGAACCTTACTTCAAAAATTCGCGATGTACAACTCGAGGCATTAACACAAGAGAATATTGTTACCAAATCTCTTAAAGGCCTAGATAAAGAGATGATGGAACTTAATACTTTGCTAATAGAATCTGGGTACCGAAATTTGGCGgactaagggaactagtgctagatgaggcacacaagtcaaggtactctatTCACCTTGGATCTGAtaaaatgtatcaagatcttaaggcactataTGGTGGCCCAATCTGAAGGCCAATATCGCTACCTACGTTGGTAAATgcttgacatgtgctaaggttaaggGTGAATATCAGAGACCGTCAGGACTGctgacacaaccagagattccccagtggaaatgggaatgtattgctATGGACTTTATCGCTAAGTTTCCCAAGACTGTGagaggttacgacaccatttggattattgtagatcgtctcaccaaatctgctcattttctactgATTAAAGAAacagataagatggagaagttggcatagGTTTACCTAAAGGAAGTGGTTTCCGCACATGGTGTGCCTATAACAATTATCTTCGACCGCGACACCATGTTTACGTCTAGATTTTGGCAAACATTGCAAAAGGCAATGGGAACTCAACTTgatatgagtacagcgtatcacccCTAGACAGATGGCCAAAGCACAAGAACCATCCAAACTTTataagacatgttgagagcatgtgttattgactttgggaacggatgggatagacatctaccactggcagaattctcgtacaacaatagttatcacaagAGAATAAAGGCCGCGCCTTTCGAGATGTTTTACGGGAGGAAGTATAGATCACCCTTATGCTGGAGTGAATTAAGGGATACtcaattgacaggtcctgagattattcacgagactacagaGAAAATTGTGCAAATTCAAGAGAGGTTGAAACAGCtcgaagtcgataaaagagctatgcTAATGTTAGAAGGCGACCTCTAAAATTTttagttggtgacaaagttatgctgaaagtatcaccttggaaaggtgtagtcCGTTTTGGAAAACGAGGCAAGTTaattccaaggtacattggaccattcgagATCACTAAATGGGTTGGGCTCATAGCTTATAAATTGAATCTACCTCATGAGCTTAGCGAGATTCATGATACgtttcatgtatcgaacttgaagaagtgtttgtcAGACGAGAATCTGATAATTCCCTTGGAGGAGATCCATGTTGATAGTAAACtacatttcgtggaggaacctgttgaaatcatggactgcGAGGTCAAATGTttaaagcagagcaacataccgattgtgaaTGTTTGGTGGAACACAcgcagaggaccagagttcacgtgggaacgtgaagatcagatgtagCAAAAGTATCCGCACCTGTTTCCGAACGAGACAACTCCAGCAGACGtgcactaaatttcgggatgaaatttcattaacggggaggtaatgtaataaCTCTGCTATTTCCGTTAAACTTTGTTAACTGTCTGATAAGCTATTTAACGGTACTTACGTACATTCTAtgtatttaattgaattaaatgcatatttaagttcatgatgaactactataattaatatattattatattaacctgaaaacctatttcatgttttgaaatactgagaaattGATACGAttttgaaaactgcaacagaggtcTCACGAGACTGCGAAACGATTGaattttgataaaataattattttaataactatatactttaataaaaacttaattaatttattatttatttaatgaattaaatatgGTGGATTGTGTTTTAACGACATGTTAACGTTATGGAAACACGGTACAGTTGACGCCACTCGAAACGGATCACCCGAGCCCACGCTAGTAACAAAAACGATCCCAtggaccccccccccccccccccccatgtaTCCATTCGTCCGAATGGCACCCCGCCCGACCATATTGGACTTGTTTGGACCTTATGATTATTTACTTACCCAAATTAGGCCCTAATACGATGTTTATCTAAAAAGCAAACACTACATTATTACCGTAAACCCTAAAACAGTCGACTATTTTTCTCTCTGGATCCCTTCTGATTTTCGACCATAGCAACCCCAAGAAGATCATCAAAAACTTGTTATTTgcttaaactttcaacatcaaagtGTTTCCTCTCATCGTTCTCTATCTAGTAATACCGATTGATTGCTTGTTTGAGGTATAATTGCATAACCCTAATTATTTAAATCTGAATTTTATTATCAATTACATAGTCaagatgttctattgctcaattgatTGCAGTTGTATTTTTTACTAGTCGTTATAATGCTCAGATTGCATGTTAGGGTTAAAACACGAATTTGTTTGCTATGCTACAGATATGATGAGTTTGTTTTCTGTAAATATAAAGTGTCTAGATAGAAATCCATCGAAAACTTAATAACTTTGCTCACAAGCACGATTTTGTTATGTATAGCTCTAGTTATgcagttatgcttaattgaagttttgaTGTGAATCTGTCTCATTTGTACATCTAATGGCCTAGCATGTAGTAGAAATTGTTTTGGAGATTGAGCTTCTTATATGTTGCTAAATGTATGTTATGTAGCATATCTAATTTGTATGTCTAGctctaaaaactctaatttttatgtGTTATATGCGTGACGAAACCATAGGTCTGGATTCTGCCTAAATCATAAAGTCCGACTTGTTGGTCAAAACTGTACATATAGTTTGCTTGGATCTTTTTACCACTTATAATTTGAGGTGTTTGTGACCATCTCCAATTGGccatttgtaatttaatattttctagattaaatgagaatttttatgAAACCGATGGGCGAACGGAAACTGAACTAGAAAGATTTGCATACTACGTGAGttctaggaatcgtatgatagCGTGATTGGTCTTTTTAGAATGCTTATGACATGTACTTGTGATCTGGTGTTTATCATAATCTCTTGATGTGTCATTTGTGAAAAATATTTTTCCGATTGCATGACCGTTGTGAACACGTACGATAACCAATAAATTGCTAAACGAATGTGTGAAACTTATGATTTGACCTTGGTTTGACTTTGTGATATCATTGACCTGACCTACTGATGTATTTCACTTAGGTTGACCAacttgaccaaatttgactttcGTTTGACTTGCATgactagttgacttttgttgacttttactttacaaATGCGTCGGTCTAGGCAACAGGGCAACTGTACTGTGAGTCACTCTATTGAAATAGACTTATGCAACTATATATTGGTATATTTAGGTTACATTACTCCGTCGTAGTAATCTGACTACTCGTTACTTATGTTTgttcaagtgcactcaaggtgagtctacagtctcatacacttttactttttgggatgagataacatgccgaTTTTAAATTGTTTTACACATTAGACACGAGTACAAAAactgaatatacatatgagttcgatccaaaaagcccttagcttgaatatattaattacATTTATGAGCTCGAACTTtagggacggatccgttaggtttgacaaacctcacgcAACGAACGAGTGCTTATTAATTTGTAACCATATACTGGATCAGTGTATGCTATATAGGGTAAAGGAAGTCTTGCAGCGAAAAATCTATCCGTgagttaaagctttatattcaagtgctcataacagtTGTATTAATTTTACTGCTTTAAACGAAATCACGTGGTCTAACAAACGATAACTGATTTATTAAACCTGTAGAATcactcaacaattttgttgaccgttttcatgttttatctcaggttcttaGAGGTATTTTGCTTCCACAACTTTGATGAATATGTGCTTGCTTGGTGCATACCCTGGATTGGAGTCCAGCATGACTTTTTGTCAAGACATTTACATTCGCATTAAAACTATTTCTTTTAAATATTATTGGGATTATTTACTTTTATCATTTATGTTAAACTGTTtgatttattttacatttaatgacAACTTCTTTTGAAATTAATGCGAATGCTTTTCGGAAAACGTCCCATATAGAGGGCGTGGCCATTAATTGTGAAACCaggagttaatacaccgttagtgtGATCTGACGAGGTGTTACACTTCCTAACAAATGAATTCTAAAAAGGAAGCATATTAATTAAATTTTATAGAAATAAACAAAGGGGAAAAGAAAAGAGAGCCATACCAAAATATTGAAGATGTTAAACACATCCTGAGTTAGTGTGACTGACCTAGAAATCAACAGACACTTTTTTCATACGTTTCAGCTACTAAAAAACAACAATCAAAGGATTATAACGCCAAATCGTCTTTTCAATCTGCTCGCAAATACCATCGTAAAAAACAATAGAGCATCTCGCCAAAAGGAAGAAATCATATTAAAAAATTCCAAAGACAGGAAAGCATCTAGTCACAAATCGTATAATTATAGATATAAATCGTCCTAAAAATCTGTCCGAAACCAAGACCGTCAACCACAGAGCGGTACCTCAGAAATAGAAAACCCTAACACAATCTCGCCGTACAAAAAACAACGGAAAATCATCGGCGCAAAAAGAAAAAAACGAAACCCTCATAAGAGAACAACAAAGAAGCAACAAACCATCAAAAAAATATCGGTCGTTCGACTGAAGCCGCATCCACCATCGTCAAAAACAATTCGGTCGGCTAAAAAACCCAATGGGAATCACCGGCGCCTAAGAATAAGGAAACGCGGTTCATGATTAATAACCTATGTGTTGTTTACTACTATGATTGTTGGCTATATCTTCTatgtttgtctagactaataatctATGTGTTGGATGTAATTTTGGCTTCGTTTATTTAATCCATTGTTTGTGCTAAATCGATGAACGATATCAGTTAATGCTAATGTTTGATTTAATTGATAATTGCAATTGTCTAGTTGAGTGAAAACTCATTGGAGTCTATTAATTTTCTTTACAATTGCCTAATCTAGTGCTAATTCATGATTATGATTCTCCAATTGTTTATTAGAGTCTATTGCAACCAATTTTAATTGATTATATTGGTTTGGGTAATTGTGCGTTTATCTGGACCAAGGAGACGAATTAAGTGTAAACATTATTTGACACCGTGGTGGATCATACACAATGAAAGTTGGTACGATTGTTGATCACTATGACAATAGGGTCACATATTGAGTCACTCGGTTAGTTGAATTAGCTTGTCACAAACTAGAGGTCTTCGGTGACAAGGATACTTGCACTGTGTAATCTTGTTTGAGTTTTCGCGCTAGATAACTCTTGGAGAACCGATTAGCTAGTTCGCATATGTATAGAGTAAATCTAGTTTTAGAGTTTAATGCATCCAGAACTATGGGTGAAATGTATAGATGCACATATTGTTCTCTTTTGATATCACACgtatcttatttgctttctttaTGTTTGTTAACTGAAAAATCACAAATATTGTCTTTTCATTATTACCATCTTCCGATTTTCCGATCGTTGAACGACAGACCTAAATTTTGTTACTTGCGTTATTGTGTTTAGTAGATTAATTACAATTTAGTTTTTAGAATCTTGTATTGCGTTTAGAACTATTAAGAGGACGATACCTTGGACTTTAGCAGTACTGTACTACTATACAATTATGTACACTTGTCTAGTTATGGTTTAGTTATTTCAATATATTCTAGAACAATACTATTTTTTTCTTCATAATCTTACATGTAACCATTTATGTATATAATCATTTAATGTGATATTTATGTAAGATTGGTAGCTACGAAACATTCCCTTTCAATGGACTAATGGAGCAATAAGTCAAAGAAATTACATTACATACTTCATCATATCATATAGCACAATAAAAACAACTTGTTTAATTTATTTCAATAGTAAAATGCCACAAACCGTACACATAAACATAAAATTATTAGTCAATTCGGTCATAAAATGCTACAAATCGTAcgtaaaacaaaaacattttgtcaATTCAAATTAACGAAGGTAACCAACCACACATCAAACCTTCTATTCTTTAGTGTCTCAATGATGGAGGATATAAAAATCCATTTCCAAGATCCCGTAGAGATTCGGAATGAACTTAAATGTTTGCATGATTGCATAACCAAGTGAAAATCGAAAAACACCAGAGCCACCCACAATCGGAATTTCATTTTTTGGGAACAAGACTTGGTTTCTTCCTAACAAACTCAAAGTACTACCATTGTATTCCCCATCAGTAAACTCGAAACTCAAAGCCATAACTATCGAGAAACTCTCTTGATCGGATGCCACGTGCATCCCTTGAGCTCTTCCCACAATCTTGGATTTAAGTCCTGGGCCGATTGTTAAAGCATCGTCTAACACCGACACAGAACCAAAGTAAGTATTTGTGGTGTTTTCAAtctgttgggaagttatcccacatcggccatgggacaaaacaaatatatgtatataagtctaaagagaagtccctctatcaccaattggttttagaaaaggatggaatcttgcacttatatgttgtacatgttgatggctatacgatttatcaattttgtcatggtatcagagcttaggtaagcaattttacaaagcgagtccgagtcaggcccccatGTGTGTGCCGCCGTCGCTACAACGAGATCGAGTCAGGCCGCTAAGCAATTTTACAaagcgagtccgagtcaggccaccatgtgtgtgccgccgtcgctacaaagagatCGAGTCAGGCCGCTATCGTAAGCAATTTTACAAAGTGAGTATGTGTGTGCcgccgtcgctacaaagagatCGAGTCAGGCCGCTATCGTGccgccatctctacaaccgttccacgcctcgatgtgagggggctttttgggaagttatcccacatcggccatgggacaaaacaaatgtatgtatataagtctaaggagaagtccctctatcaccaattggttttagaaaaagaTGGAATCTTGCACTTATATGTTGTATATGTTGTTGGctatacgatttatcaattctgtcatATTAGCATACATATTTAGTTATCAATGAGAAGGGATCATAGAATTCAAACACTTTCATGGTATCAGCCTAATATCTCGATCCTCTCAATAAAAAAAAAGTTTGTTTCTTTATATCAATCTTCGGTGATAGCTTGTTAGTGTCCACCATATCAAACGTGTACTTGTGCCGCAAACGTGTAAAAAAAAAAGAGGTGTTAATTGATCCCTAATCTAAATTACCTTCTTCCGTTTCTTTTTCTTCTAATTTCTTTCTGGCTGACATCAATCAACACGAAGAGCAACAACTTAATTAGGTGGTGACCAATTAAATCAATTCGGTGGTGACGAATTAAATTAAATCGTCCATCTTTCCTTCTGGCGTAAATTTATTTGTTTATTCCCTATTTGTTTTAATAGTATACGTGTACTTCATTGAAGAGGTAGTCTATTGAATATACATCATAACAGTTTTGCTCAATCACTTCACGCGTGTACTTGTAATTTGAAGATTATTGTGCTTGCAACATTTgtcagaatatatagatatattcttATGCACGGTTATTGAGTTCGGTTATTAAGGTTTCGCATCTGCTCCTTTCTTCTTCAATCTTACATCATGGCCACACAACACAACACCACCTCACCGGACGGTAACTGGTATATGGATACTGGCGCAACCTCTCATATGGCAGGTAAACTTATGTCCTATTATCCGTCAAGCATTCTCAAAAGCATTATTGTTGGTAATGGCCATTATATTCCAATTAAAGGTTATGGTAACACGTCCTTTCCCACATCTTCATGACCACTCATTTTACGTAATATCTTACATTCTCCTCAATTAATTAAAAACCTTATTTCTGTTCGTCGATTATCTAATGACAATCATGTTTCTCTTGAATTCGATCCTTTTGATTTTACTGTAAAAGATTTTTCGAAGGGAACACCAATCATGAGATGCAATAGTTCTGGCGACCTTTATCCCCTTTCTCCTTCTACTTTCCGACATCTTAGCTTACCTTCTGCTTTTTTGACCGTGTCTCAAGATTTATGGCATCGTCGTTTGGGACATCCTGGCAACCGCATTTTATCTTTTCTTAACAATAATCACTTTATTTCATGTAATAGGAATAAAAAGACAAAATTGTGTCAATCGTGCGTTTTTGGTAAACAAATAAAATTTCCATTTCGTAGTTCCATTTCATATATTTATTGCCTCTTGATATTATTCATAGTGATGTGTGGACCTCACCCGTTTTAAGTACTGGTGGACATCGTTCTTATGTCCTTTTTCTTGATGACTTCTCCAATTTTCTTTGGACCTTCCCGTTATCAAATAAATCTCAAGTTTTTTCTATCTTTCTTGCGTTCACAAAATATATACAAACTCAATTTAACATGCCTATCAAAACCTTCCAATGTGATAATGGCACTGAGTACAATAACGCATCTTTCCACAATTTCTGTACCTCCAATGGAATGACTTTCCGTTTCTCATGCCCATATACTTCTTCTCAAAACGGGAAAGCTGAACGCAAAATTCGTACAATTAATAACATTGTCCGCACACTTCTAGCTCATTCTTCCGCACCACCAAATCTTTGGCATCAAGCGTTACAAATGGCTACATATCTCCTAAATATCATTCCAAGTAAATTATTACACAATTCAACCCCCACCGAAATTCTTTACAAACGACGACCCTCTTATGGTCATCTCCGTGTTTTCGGTTGTCTATGTTACCCACTCTTACCATCCGTCACTACCAATAAACTCTCTTCTCGTTCTACACCTTTTGTTTTTCTTGGTTGTCCTTCTAATCACCGAGGTTACAAATGTTACGATCTTACCACTAAAAAATCCATATCTCTCGTCATGTTCTCTTCGATGAAACTCAATTCCCATTCTCAACCAATAGTTCACAGCCTACTAAAAATGTTTATTCCATATTTACTAATGATATTCATCCTCTATTCTGGCTTACAGCTAACGTGACTACACCTTCGGCCCAACAACATGATACGACCCAACAACAGTCTGCATCTTCTGGTCCATCTATACCTGCCCAGGTTTATTCTTCTCCGAGCCCATCTTCTGCTCCAGCTAGTCCCTCATCTGACCCCTCAATGTCTCAGTCCAATACGACACTTGATCAGCCTTTTAACAACACCTCACCTTCTGTCCATTTGTCTCCAACACGTACAATTCACACCCGAAGTATGTCTGGTATTTTCAAACCTAAGGTTCCATTTAATCTTTCTGCATCTGCTACGCTTTCTCCTATACCACGCAACCCTAAGGatgtattgacccgaacttttccatgattatatattaattgaaaactatatttgcatgattaaatgtttccaacatgttaagcaatcaaacttattaagacttgattatttgaaatgagtttcatgtagactattgaccatccaagttgaccggtgattcacgaacgttaaaacttgtaaaaactatatgacgacatatatatgattatatatatagttaacatgatattatgataagtaagtatctcattaggtattttaacaatgagttatatacataaaattgagtttattgaattaagaaactcgaaacgatatatataacgattatcgttataacaacgtcttactaaatacatatgaatcatattaagatattgatacactatgtttaatcatgataaatgataagtaaacatgtcattaagtgtattaacaatgaaatacatatgtaaaaacaagactactaacttaatgatttcgaaacgagacatatatgtaacgattatcgttgtaacatcatttaactgtatatatatcatactaagatatattaatatatcataatatcatgataatgtaataatttaacatatatttagatataataaacaatgggttaacaacatttaacaagatcgttaacctaaaggtttcaaaacaacatttacatgtaacgactaacgatgatttaacgactcagttaaaatgtatatacatgtagtgttttaatatgtattcatacacttttgaaagacttcaagacacttatcaaaatacttctacttaacaaaaatgcttacaattacatcctcgttcagtttcatcaacaattctactcgtatgcacccgtatacgtactcatacaatacacagcttttagatgtatgtactattggtatatacactccaatgatcagctcttagcagcccatgtgagtcacctaacacatgtgggaaccatcatttggcaactagcatgaaatatctcataaaattacaaaaacattagtaatcattcatgacttatttacatgtaaaaaaaattacacatcctttatatctaatccatatgccaaagaccaaaaacacctacaaa
This genomic stretch from Rutidosis leptorrhynchoides isolate AG116_Rl617_1_P2 chromosome 11, CSIRO_AGI_Rlap_v1, whole genome shotgun sequence harbors:
- the LOC139875895 gene encoding uncharacterized protein; its protein translation is MAYRERSNTPLHFINCLKAQKHIRKGCLAILVHVSKIEPKVKKLEDVPIVKDFRDVFPEELPGLPQHRDVEFQIELMLGAAHVACTPYRLAPFKLIWLHADATEESDCLQITSVEADALSKKEKAKPLGFKALNMTIRTNLTSKIRDVQLEALTQENIVTKSLKGLDKEMMELNTLLIESGYRNLANIATYVGKCLTCAKVKGEYQRPSGLLTQPEIPQWKWECIAMDFIAKFPKTVRGPEIIHETTEKIVQIQERLKQLEVDKRAMLMLEGVVRFGKRGKLIPRYIGPFEITKWVGLIAYKLNLPHELSEIHDTFHVSNLKKCLSDENLIIPLEEIHVDSKLHFVEEPVEIMDCEVKCLKQSNIPIVNVWWNTRRGPEFTWEREDQM
- the LOC139875896 gene encoding dirigent protein 11-like, with the protein product MSARKKLEEKETEEDDALTIGPGLKSKIVGRAQGMHVASDQESFSIVMALSFEFTDGEYNGSTLSLLGRNQVLFPKNEIPIVGGSGVFRFSLGYAIMQTFKFIPNLYGILEMDFYILHH